The following are from one region of the Juglans regia cultivar Chandler chromosome 10, Walnut 2.0, whole genome shotgun sequence genome:
- the LOC108986208 gene encoding cucumber peeling cupredoxin-like, whose product MGLIIIMIRYLVLMVAFIDAATAVTHEVGDSTVGWDVPSSTSFYTTWASAQKFSVGDILEFKWTATHDVLEVTKTEYDDCTKTNGEPMSTSPVSVTLTNTTSRYFICTVGPHCTNGQKLAVTSVAETNSTTTPKTSPPSPSGSSASMPTAALVPALLSTIAIISFLITI is encoded by the exons ATGGgtttgatcatcatcatgatcaggtACTTGGTCTTGATGGTGGCTTTCATAGATGCTGCAACTGCTGTAACACACGAGGTTGGAGACAGTACTGTGGGCTGGGACGTACCGTCCTCCACCTCCTTTTACACCACCTGGGCTAGCGCTCAGAAATTCTCCGTCGGCGACATCTTGG AATTCAAATGGACTGCGACGCACGATGTGTTGGAAGTGACCAAGACTGAATACGACGACTGCACAAAGACGAACGGCGAGCCTATGAGCACCAGTCCTGTGAGTGTCACCCTTACTAATACCACCTCTCGCTACTTCATCTGCACTGTCGGGCCTCACTGTACAAATGGCCAGAAGCTGGCTGTGACCTCCGTGGCAGAAACCAACTCAACCACAACGCCAAAAACGTCTCCACCATCCCCATCTGGCTCCTCAGCCTCCATGCCCACTGCTGCTCTCGTACCTGCACTTCTCTCCACCATAGCCATCATCTCTTTCCTGATCACTATATAA
- the LOC118343683 gene encoding cucumber peeling cupredoxin-like — protein MDHSMGRRRLFIMDCLVLIMVALNIIEAATAATTFEVGGSLGWTVPPNTSYYATWASSKTFAVGDTLEFKWNSTHNVLEVMTKAEYDGCTKTNGPIWETSPVVTTVTAGTRYFICSIGTHCARGQKLAVTSVASANVPTTPPGSSASSFPTASVVLPAILSTIAISFIFVI, from the exons ATGGATCATAGCATGGGACGTCGACGTTTGTTCATCATGGACTGCTTGGTCTTGATCATGGTAGCTCTGAATATCATAGAGGCTGCAACTGCCGCAACAACATTCGAGGTTGGAGGCAGCCTAGGATGGACCGTACCTCCGAACACCTCATACTACGCCACCTGGGCTAGCTCCAAGACATTCGCCGTCGGCGACACCTTGG AATTCAAATGGAATTCGACGCACAATGTGTTGGAAGTGATGACAAAAGCTGAATACGACGGCTGCACAAAGACGAATGGGCCAATTTGGGAAACCAGTCCTGTAGTTACCACCGTTACCGCTGGCACGCGCTACTTCATCTGCAGTATCGGTACTCACTGTGCACGCGGCCAGAAGTTAGCTGTGACATCCGTGGCATCAGCCAACGTACCCACAACACCACCTGGATCATCAGCCTCCAGCTTCCCCACTGCTTCTGTCGTCTTACCCGCAATTCTCTCCACCATAGCCATCTCTTTTATCTTTGTTATCTAA
- the LOC108986210 gene encoding uncharacterized protein LOC108986210 yields the protein MPRPGSRPYECVRRAWHSDRHQPVRGSVIQQIFRVVNESHSAATKKNREWQEKLPIVVLKAEEIMYSKANSEAEYMNLDTLWDRVNDAINAIIRRDENTETGELLPPCIEAALNLGCTPVRASRSQRLSNPRSYLTPRAPEPAPAPARILDKTTCEQRPFLPFHPGNQLHFAKATTASPTHQVPESDYHIDRNTNLTVPSNYPLLAENISSGWNPLITMERNTPLNLGTMYPLYYGTHNQTRESQLGSRIPEGQHSKTIYIGKPINATTGKSAEEGILQNPFSCMNTENASNRFLQVDVLDTQEKPNERECDLSLSLGLFSQSSVGIEKRSVCEVEDAGSTSSQEGARFSDLSPKTKKEFNFFPRKAAFYPFDSSSREWNTEGEGQTREATMRKRKAPSTRMRIGDFTGN from the exons ATGCCAAGGCCGGGCTCTAGACCTTATGAATGCGTTAGGAGGGCTTGGCACAGCGACAGACACCAACCCGTGAGAGGTTCTGTTATACAACAGATTTTCAG GGTTGTCAATGAGTCTCACAGTGCTGCAACTAAAAAGAACAGAGAATGGCAAGAGAAGCTTCCTATTGTGGTTCTGAAAGCAGAAGAAATCATGTACTCCAAAGCAAACTCTGAG GCTGAGTATATGAATCTTGACACACTATGGGACAGAGTTAATGATGCCATTAACGCAATCATTCGGAGAGACGAGAACACCGAAACCGGCGAGCTTTTGCCGCCATGTATAGAAG CTGCCCTTAACCTGGGTTGCACTCCCGTGAGGGCTTCAAGAAGCCAACGGCTCAGTAATCCTAGGAGTTACCTTACCCCGAGAGCACCAGAACCTGCCCCTGCACCTGctagaattttggataaaaCCACTTGTGAACAACGTCCATTTTTGCCATTTCACCCCGGAAATCAGTTACACTTTGCGAAAGCTACTACTGCGAGTCCTACTCATCAGGTCCCAGAATCTGACTACCATATCGACCGAAACACTAACCTCACCGTCCCTTCCAATTACCCTCTCTTGGCAGAAAACATTTCTTCTGGCTGGAACCCGTTGATAACAATGGAAAGGAATACCCCACTGAACTTGGGTACAATGTATCCATTGTATTATGGAACACACAATCAAACTAGAGAGTCCCAATTAGGCTCCCGGATCCCAGAAGGGCAACATTCTAAGACTATATACATTGGGAAACCCATTAATGCGACAACTGGAAAGTCTGCTGAAGAGGGTATATTGCAGAACCCTTTCTCCTGtatgaacactgaaaatgctTCAAATAGATTCTTGCAAGTGGATGTCCTGGACACCCAGGAGAAGCCAAATGAGAGGGAATGTGACTTGTCTTTGAGTTTGGGTCTATTTTCACAGTCATCTGTAGGCATTGAAAAGAGATCAGTATGTGAAGTGGAAGATGCTGGTTCAACCAGTTCTCAAGAGGGGGCAAGGTTTAGTGATTTGTCTCCCAAGACAAAAAAGGAGTTCAATTTTTTCCCAAGGAAGGCTGCTTTTTACCCTTTTGACTCCAGTTCGAGAGAGTGGAATACAGAGGGTGAAGGTCAGACTAGGGAGGCAACAATGAGGAAGCGCAAGGCTCCCTCTACAAGGATGAGGATAGGTGATTTTACTGGAAATTAG